The Brenneria rubrifaciens genome has a window encoding:
- a CDS encoding TadE/TadG family type IV pilus assembly protein produces the protein MEKRMMSTHWLFLITLLREQRGAVTMTYLLCFPVILLALLGSIDFIRYSMAQDKLQNSLDAAVISAGRNLDKFTPDKGSDDETKWRTDASRYFRSNMPENFLGSHIPLENLKITYGTENNEQGAISGQLVRMSVSGTLPLLSTGMMERTAFTLMATNEAVRRTRSDVEMVLALDNTGSMGHEDRIGKLKIAATKLVDTLLSAAQAGKVASQSFIGVVPFADTVYVGQEKVHWLSPRAQQMRYIEAGKHWGGCLVEPYVNNTFEAKPGLPGNFEPLMTVGTKEIDMKKVENVPYYEIDGNSLEISGQDIDKRINDPDLKNNHTIRVSFAFNSYHRQWQYGDTGWLNNCLSDRKMIFLSNNAPDLKRKINAMEIGGRTIIPLGLLWSWRMLDADWRGADGWGDSNKPRDPAIGLKKVIVLLTDGNNGLDPVVGTTVPFKLKDVGVIIDGENDGEKSVNLSFKYRLNKGDAWSKRYLPLKISDDSNFLNRFYANSSDFNSLRIGSPDELKAGGTENGTKINPFGLLFQKPSGNDSDWLVGNNTLNTLTTKLCENIKNEYQEKNKNIEIYTVVLGSGTNDRTKSMMQNCSSGTGNYFDASNVDHLSSAFQSIASSLTELRLNK, from the coding sequence ATGGAGAAAAGAATGATGAGTACGCACTGGCTGTTCCTTATCACACTGCTGCGGGAACAGCGCGGCGCGGTAACAATGACCTATCTGCTCTGTTTTCCTGTGATATTGCTGGCGCTGCTGGGGTCGATTGATTTTATCCGTTACAGCATGGCGCAGGACAAGTTGCAGAACTCGCTGGATGCGGCGGTGATTTCCGCCGGGCGTAATCTGGACAAATTCACACCAGATAAAGGTTCTGACGATGAAACCAAGTGGCGCACCGACGCCAGCCGCTATTTTCGCAGCAATATGCCGGAGAATTTTCTCGGCAGCCACATCCCGCTGGAAAATTTAAAGATAACTTACGGCACTGAAAACAATGAACAGGGCGCTATCTCCGGGCAACTGGTGCGAATGTCCGTAAGTGGCACCTTGCCATTATTGTCAACCGGCATGATGGAAAGAACCGCTTTTACACTGATGGCGACAAACGAAGCGGTACGCCGTACCCGCAGCGATGTGGAAATGGTGCTGGCGCTGGATAATACCGGTTCTATGGGGCATGAAGACCGGATTGGCAAGCTGAAAATCGCTGCTACGAAACTGGTGGATACATTGCTGAGCGCGGCGCAGGCCGGCAAGGTCGCCAGCCAATCATTCATCGGTGTCGTGCCTTTTGCCGATACGGTGTATGTTGGCCAAGAGAAAGTACATTGGCTGTCACCAAGGGCGCAGCAGATGCGCTACATCGAAGCAGGCAAGCATTGGGGCGGTTGTTTGGTAGAACCTTACGTCAATAACACCTTCGAGGCCAAACCGGGGTTACCAGGCAATTTTGAGCCGCTGATGACGGTTGGGACAAAAGAAATCGACATGAAAAAAGTTGAAAACGTCCCTTATTATGAAATTGATGGCAATTCTTTAGAAATTAGCGGCCAGGACATTGATAAGCGAATAAACGATCCTGATTTGAAAAATAATCATACAATCCGAGTCAGCTTCGCTTTTAATTCTTATCATCGCCAATGGCAATATGGTGATACAGGCTGGTTGAATAATTGTCTGTCAGACCGAAAAATGATTTTTCTCAGCAATAATGCACCCGATCTAAAGCGTAAGATTAATGCAATGGAGATAGGTGGTCGTACTATTATTCCATTAGGTTTATTATGGTCATGGCGTATGCTTGACGCAGACTGGCGTGGCGCTGACGGTTGGGGGGATAGTAATAAACCCCGCGATCCCGCGATCGGCTTGAAGAAAGTTATTGTTCTGCTGACCGATGGCAATAATGGCCTCGATCCTGTCGTAGGCACTACCGTCCCCTTTAAATTGAAAGATGTAGGCGTTATTATCGATGGCGAGAATGATGGTGAAAAGAGTGTTAATTTAAGTTTTAAATATCGGTTAAATAAAGGTGATGCCTGGTCGAAACGGTATTTACCGCTGAAAATATCTGATGATAGTAACTTTTTAAATAGATTCTATGCTAATAGCTCTGATTTTAATTCGTTACGAATAGGCTCTCCTGATGAATTAAAGGCAGGGGGGACTGAAAATGGTACAAAAATAAATCCTTTTGGTCTGTTATTTCAGAAGCCGAGTGGTAACGACTCTGATTGGCTGGTCGGTAATAATACGCTTAATACGCTGACCACCAAGCTGTGTGAAAACATTAAAAACGAATACCAGGAAAAAAATAAAAATATCGAAATCTACACAGTGGTGCTGGGCAGCGGCACCAATGACAGAACCAAATCTATGATGCAAAACTGTTCTAGCGGCACGGGCAACTATTTTGATGCCAGCAACGTGGACCATCTATCCTCTGCGTTTCAGAGCATTGCCAGTTCGCTCACCGAACTGCGGTTAAATAAATAG